DNA from Gemmatimonadota bacterium:
AAAGATCCCGCGCCGACAGTCGTTGGAATGCGACGAGCCCTCCCGTGGCGACCATCCACTGCAGCAGCACGCGTCGGTCCATGTCACAACTCCTCGCGCATCAGGTCGGGTAGCCGATCGACATCAGGTAGTCCTTCGAGACCTGCGCGCACCGCTTGGGGGTGAGCGCGGGATCGGTCACGGCATCCAGCTCCACGATCCCCCAACCGTCGAAGCCCGTGCGCGCGACTTCGGCGAGCACGCCGCGCACATCCACCTCACCCTTCCCCAACTCGACAAAGCGGTACGCGCGCCCGTTCGTCGTCGACGGGGAACGGACGACATCCTTCAGGTGAAGGAAGGCGAGCCGATCGGCATGCTGCCGCACCGCCGCCACCGGATCGCCCCCGGCGGCCTGCCAATGCGCGATGTCGAGCAGGAGGCGCACGTGGCGCGCGTCGGTTCGCGCGAGCACCCCCTCGACCTCGTCAGGCGCCTGGCCGAGGTTCCCCATGTGGTTGTGATACGCCAGCGTGAGCCCGAGGTCGGCGACGCGGGCGCCGAGGGCGTTGAGTCGGCGCGCCATGGCAGCGTGATCGGCGCCGGTTGGCGCGCGATCGCGCGGACGCTCGTCCACCACCTGCAAGAATGTCCCGCCACACGCGCGCACGAAGCGCGCATGTCGCAGGTGCAGCGCCAGGTCGTCGTCGAAAGTCTCGGGAGCGAGCCGCAGCGCTCCGCTCGAGAAGGCCACGAACGACAAGCGCCGCGACGCCAGCAGCTCGGTCAGCACCTCCGGGCGCGTTCCCCAACGCTCGAATGCGGCGGTGCGGAGCTGAATCCCCCGGAAGCCGAGCGAGGCGATCTCGTCGACCGCCACATCATCCTGTCCCCCCCAGGTGATGGCCGCATAGCCGAGTTTGAGGGAGGGGGCGCCCAAGGGGTGCAGCGACCTGGCGAGGGCCGGGAGGGCGAGCGCTCCGGCGAGGAAGTCACGACGTTGCATGCCCGAACGTATGAGAGTGAGTGGGGAGCGCAAGGTGAAACCGCGAGAAGCCACCGCACGAAGCTACGGGGCGAATCCCTCCGGCATTCGCGCCTCCTGCGCCGCGCACCCCAGGCGCTCGATATCGTCCGCTCGATCGGGATAGCGCCGCCGCAACACATCGCGCTCGCCCCCTTCGTACATCGCGCCGGTGAACCCCGGCGCCATCGTGCACCCAAACAGCGCATAGCGTCCTCCGGCCACGAGGTGCCCCGCCTGCCAGCTCCCCGCCGGGACGACGACCTGCACGTGCTCCCCGGCCAGCGGGTTCGCGCCCATGATCACGTCCTCACTCGAGCCGTCGGGATGGAGCAGCACCAGTCGCAGCGGATCGCCGCCATAGAAGTGCCACACCTCGTCCACGGGCAACCGGTGAAAGAGCGACTGGCTGGGCGGATCGTCACAGTACATCGCGATGATCGCGGTGCCGTGCGGTGATCCGTCCGCGAACTCGGTCGGCGACCGGTACGTGCTCACGAACAGCGTCCCCTCGGCGGGGAGCGGAACCATGCCGAAGTGGGCGATGAGCGCTGCGGCCTCGGGATGCACGGCGCGCCCCATCACGCCGAGACGTGCCGCGCCCACACCTCGTCGAGCAGCTGCTGCGTGCGCTGCGACTCGCGCATGCTCGCCTCCACCGCTTCACCGCGTGGTTCGCGCGAGAGCTCGGCGAAGTTCTCGAGCAGTTGCACGAGCTGTCGGCGGATCGCCGGGACGCGCTCGACGGTGATGCCCGATGGATTCACGACGCCGTGCTGGTGTTCAACTTCGGCCACATGACCGGCAAGCGGGATCGCGAAGCCCCCGGCCCAGTCGAGCACGAAGTCGTCGAGTCGCACGCGTCCGTCGGTCCCCATCAGGTGCAAGTCCATCAGGCACGTCCCGATGTCGAAGGCGACATCCCACGTCGCCGTGCAGCCACCGCTCAGCTGCAACACTCCATCGCTGCGCACTACCGCCCCCGACTGCGCGTCGCGCCGCGCGATGGCGAGCGCCTGCGTCAGCGTCGAGTCGTCCGGCGTGAACTCGACGAGCGCCCGCATCGCGTACCACCCCATGTCGCCCCAGGCGCCTGTGGGTTCCAGCGATGGATCGTGACGGATGTTCGACCGATCCATCGACGGAAAGGTGAAGGTGGCGTTGAGCGCCAGCAGCGTGCCGATGCGCTCCTGCAGCGTGCGACGCAGGAGCAGGTGCCGGGGATGGTGCACGAAGTGCGTGGCATCGAGGAAGGCGACCCCGTTGGCCCGGCACGCCTCCACGATCGCCGCGTGCGCCGCCGAACTCGTGAACGGCTTCTCGGCGAGCACGTGCTTCCCCGCATTCGCCGCAGCGACGGCAATCTCGGTGCGGGCCGTGGTCGGCGTGGCGATGTACAGCGCATCGATCCCCTCCCAGGCCACGAGCGCGCGCCAGTCGTCGAACGGTCGCGCCTGCGCGCCGAGGGCATTCGCTTCAGCGAAGGCGACGGCGCGGGACATGTTGCGGCTGGCGACACCAGCGACAACGACGCTTTCGGTCTCCCGCAGCGCGGCGGCGACCACCCCCGCGATGTAGCCGGTGCCGACGAAACCAAGGCGAAGAGGGGGCGTCATGACGAGTGCATCCCGGAGGCGTTGAATATGCGAGGAGGTCAGGAAGCTTCGGTGAAGCGCACTTCGAAACCAGCGATGTGGTCTCCGCTGCGAAGTTCGTACACCGGATAGCTCCCGTCACCCTCTCCGGACGGAATCACCAGCAGTTGCGCACCTCCCCCGGTCACGACCAGCGCAGGACGCTCCCGCACCTCGAGCAGTTCAAGCGCGAACGCTTCCCGACGGTCCGGCGGAACGCGCTTGAGGAACGTTTGACGGTCATGGATCGCGAGCGAAGCGTGGTCGACGTCGACCGCGGCCACCCTTCGTGCCGCAAGCGCGCCACTCCCTTCGCGCACCACGCGCACGGCTGCAACCACCGGCCACTCCCCGCGCGCCGAAAGCCGCACCTGCACCTCCACACGGAAGCGACCGGGCTCCACCTGCAGGGACCAGCTCGACGACCGCTCCGGCAACTCGCCGAGGTCGCACAGCGTGAGGTATCGCCCCTTCACTTCGAACGGCGCGCACGGTAGCCACGTGTCCGCGGCCGCGGTGGTGGCAATCGTCGCCTGCCGACCGCGTGCCCCGAGGAGCGTCATCAGTGCCGCATCGCAGCTGCGAAGTTCGATGAGAGGCTTCGTCGCCACCGCCCGCGGCGGCGCATAGTCCAGGGCGGCGAGAAAGTCCGGATCCGCACCCTGCACGATGCCGATCATGGACGTGATCGACGCCTCGCTCGTGCAATCCCTCGTGCGTTTGTGCTCGAGGGTGTCCCAGGAGTAGAGCATCTCGCCAAGCACCCCCGCACGCTTCGGGTCCGGGAGCCAGAAGCGCAGGTAGCGCCCCTTGGTATCCGTGGCGACGACCCCGTCCACAGGGAAGCCGGGCAAGTTCCGGCGACACTCCTCCGTGAGCGCGACAAACGAGGCCATGCTTGCATCCGGCTGGAGCGCGCCCAGCACCGGGTGCGCCAGGATGCGTTGCACGCGCCGATCGCCGAGCAGCGCCTTGTAGCGCGGAGGGAAGGCGACACCGAGCGTCGACTCCGCCGCCGCAATCTCCTCGGCGATGATGGGGAACCACGGCATGACTCAGGGTCCGCGTCCGAAGGTGAGTCTCAGGGCGACACGCGCATCGCTCAGCCGCAACGCCGGCGATGGTCGCACCCCAATATCGGACTTTGGACGAGCGAGATGAATGGCGACGGGAGCCGGACGCGTGTACTGCACGCCGGTGCACGTCCCGCCGTCGCCCCTGCGCTAGTCCTCCACTCGCGCATTCGTGTCGTACTGCATCGCCCCCGCCACATTCCCCTCGGTATCGCGTAACCAGATCAGGTGCCCAACGGTCGGGATCGTCGTGCGCGGCATCAGGATCGTCCCGCCCAGTGCGACAACCGCCTTCTCCACGGCGCGCACATCGGGCACACCGATGGTGCACTCGAAGCCGTTCATCTTCTCACCGTCGATGAGCGTCCGACGCCCCTGCAACGACGCCATGGGCGCGCCGGGATCGGTCGCGCCACAATCGATCATCCAGAAGCCGGGCGGCCCCCAAGCGTTGAAGCTCCAGCCAAAGACGCCAGCGTAGAAGGCGCGCGCCCGTGTGGTGTCGTCGGCATTGATCGCGAAGTGGCAAAGCGGTGTGGCGGGGCGCGAGGGGTTCGGCATTGGAGGGCGCTCGGCAGTGAAGGGGACGGTCGGTACGACGACGACCGCGAAACTACGATCTGGCCCGAGGGAGCGGCTCCCGCCAGATTGCCAATTCATGTCGAAATCCCGCCAGCCCCCTGCTCAGTCGCCCCCGCAGCTCCGCGCCGTCTCGATCGGCTTCAGCTCCGGCTACCACTGGAAGCTGAACGGCACCGACTGGGGGGTCCTCACCTGGGCATCGCGCGGTGTCATCAGCGTCACCGTCGACGACGCCATCTGGGCCGTCCCGCCGCAGCAGGCCCTCTGGCTCCCCCCCAACGTCGCGCACAGCGTGCGCATGGCCGGGCGCGGCGCGCTGCGGCAGGTCTTCATCGCGGCACCGATCTGCCGGCGCCTCCCAGCCACCCCGCGTGTCATCCAGGTCCCACCGCTCCTGCGCGAGCTGCTGCGCCGCGTTTGTACCGTCGGCACGCTCGACCGCCGCGTGGCCGAACAGCGGCGACTCTTCGACGTGTTGCTCGACGAACTGGTGGAAATGCCGCTGCACCCCGTCGAGCTCCCCATGCCGCGCGACCCACGCGCCCGCCGCGCCGCCGACTTCGTCCGCCACGATCCGTCAGCGTCACACGATGCCGATCAGGTGGCGCGCGACGCCGGCGCCAGCGTCCGGACGCTCGAACGCCTCTTTCGCGCCGAAACCGGGCTGTCGTTCGGTGCGTGGCGCCAGCGGGCCCGACTCGTGCACGCCATGACGCTCCTGGCCGACGGACACTCGGTCACGCAGGTGGGCTCGGCGGTCGGGTACGGCGGGACGAGCGCATTCGTCGCGGCGTTCCGACGAATGGTCGGCGTCACCCCCGGACGCTACGCGTTGCCGGCGCGGTGATTCGCGCGTTCGCCTGACACGCCACGCCTAACGCGTGGCGTAGGCCTGACGGTGCTCACCGCGCCTCCACCACGCGCTCGACCGCGGCCTGCAGGATACTCATGAAGTCCTGGGCGTTGGTCACCACGCCGACGGCCTGGTGCGTCCCCCGGTCCTTGAGCTTGCTCACCAGGAACTCGCTCGCGTCCACGCAGATGGTCGGCAACTCCACGATCCCGCGCTCCGCATCGTCGTAGTACGCGGGCAGCATGTTGCCCACCGCGATCGAGTGCAGCGCCGTCGCGATCATCACCGCCATCGTCGCCTTCTTCGTATGGGCGCGCGTCGCGTCCTGCGCCGCCACCATGTCGGTGATCACGTCGGGGAGCGGGCCGTCGTCGCGCAGTGATCCCGCCAGCACGAAGGGGACCTCTTCCACCACGCAGGCGTGCATGATCCCCCCGGTCACGATGCCACCCTTGACCGCCTGCGCGATCGAGCCGGCGCGGCGCACGGCGTTGATGGCCCGCATGTGCGCCGAGTGCCCGCCCTCGGTGGGGTCACCACTGCTCGTCATGCCTAACGTGGTGCCGACGATGTCGGCCTCGATGTCGTGCACCGCCACGGCGTTCCCCGCCAGCAACGCCTGGACGTAGCCGTTGCGGATGAACCAGACCATGTTGTCGCGCGCCCGCGAATGCACCAGCGCCGGCCCCGTCACCCACAGCACGTAGCCGCCGCGCCGCTTCTCCTCCACCAGCATGCGCGCGATCTCGCGATAGTCGATCGGCTTCTCGCGGGACACCTGGCTCGACATGAAGTGGAAGTCGCCATGTGCGCCGGCATCGCCCTGGAAGCCGCGCGAGTGCACCAGCACCCCCTCGCTCCCGTCCTCGGCGCGGCCGACGACGATCTCGTCCCCCGCGCGCACCCGGCGCCCTTCGCGCACGCACCACCCGCCGGCCGGATCGCGCACCAGCACGCCGTCCATGCGTGGCTCGCGCGGCATCGTCCACCGCCCATCTGCTCCCTTCACGTAGGACGGGAGGTTCGTGGTGGCGAAGAAGCCGTCGGGAAGCACGCCGTCGCGCTCCGCCGGTACCGTGCGTGCCGCAGGCGCCTGTACCAGCGGCGCGACCGTGAAGTCCGGCGCTACATAACGAATGTCGGCGGTCATCGACGCGTCACCATCACAGGATGCGCTTGCCCAGCGCGCTCAGGATCAGCTCACGCGCGATCTCGGCGGTCCGATTGCGCTCGTCGAGCACCGGATTCACTTCGACGAGGTCGAGTCCGATCAGCTTTCCGCTGTCGGCCAGCATCTCCATCGCGAGGTGCGCCTCGCGGTACGTGATGCCACCGACGACTGGCGTCCCCACCCCCGGCGCTTCGTCCGGGTCGATCACGTCCATGTCGAACGAGAGCCAGATCCCTGCCGTGTCCTGTGTTGCGTGGGCGATCGCCTCCTCCATCACCGCCCGCACACCGCGCTCGTCGAGGGCGCGCATCGAGAGCGCCTTGACGTGCCACTTGTGGATGTGCTCGCGCTCGGCGTCGTCGAGGTCGCGCAACCCGACCAGCGCCACATCGCTCGCACGCAGCGCCGGATGCGCCCCGCCAATGCTCGACAGCGCCCGGTCGCCGTGCCCGAGCAGCGCCGCCAGCGGCATGCCATGCACATTCCCGGAGCGCGACGTGGCCGGCGTATTGAGATCGCCGTGCGCGTCGACCCACACCACCCCCAGTCGCTTGCCGCTCGCGGCGAGGTGCGCCGACGCGCCGGCGATCGAACCCGCCGCCAACGCATGATCGCCCCCGAGCACCACGGGAATCCGCCCGTCGTCGAGCGCCGTGCGTACTTGCGTCGCGACGTCCGAACAGACCGCCGTGATGGCGCCGAGATAGCGCGCGCCGCGCTGTGCCCCCTTCGCGGCGTCCTCGCGGAAGGGGACGGAGACGTTGCCGGCATCCTCGACGGTATGCCCGAGCTGCTCGAGCGTCTCCCGGAGGTCGGCGTAGCGGACGGCGGAAGGGCCCATGTCGACGCCGCGGCGCGAGGCGCCGAGATCCATGGGGACGCCGATGATTCGAACGTGAGTCATGGCGCGAAGCCTATCCGGCGAACACCTAACGCGGAAGGGCAGCGCATTTGCATGCAGCACATGCGGCGGTCATGGGGCCGTTGACGCATATTCACGCGTCGCCATCGACGTGGCGCCCGCCCCGTTTGCGAGGTAAGCTCTCTCCCATGACCCTCCGATCGCCTCTCCGCACCATCGCGCTCGCCGCACTGCTCGGCGTCGCGACCGCTTGCCGCGACCTCCCCGCGCCGCGGGATGCGAGTGCCGCCATCGATCGCGACCTTCTCGACGTCACCGTCGCGCAACTGCACCGCCTGTACGACGAGCGACGGTACACCGTCACGCAGGTCGTGCAGTGGCACCTTGCGCGTATCGACCGCTACAACGGCGTCTACGGCGCACTGGAGACCGTGTACCGGAAGGAAGCGCTCGCCGAGTCGGCCAGGCTCGACGCCGAGCCCGCGCGAACCGGCAGTGCGCGTGCGCCGCTCTGGGGCGTGCCGATCGTCATCAAGGCCAACACGAGCCTCAAGGGACACGTGACGACCGCCGGGTGGGACGGCTTCACCCGCGCCGGCCACGAACTCGTCGCCCCGCAGGATGCCACCATCGTCGCCAAGCTCAAGGCCGCGGGCGCCATCATCGTCGGCAGCGGCAACATGCCCGACCTGGCCAACAGCGACACGAATCGCAGCAGCTCGTTTGGGCGGACCGGCAACGCCTACGACGTGCGGTTCTCCCCGGGAGGCTCGTCAGGCGGCGTCGTGACCGCCGTGGCCGCCAACATGGCGGTCCTGGGCAACGGGACCGATACGGGGAATTCGATTCGCATGCCCGCCGCCACCAGCGCGCTCGTCGGGGTGTTTCCCACGCGTGGCCTGGTCAGCATTGCCGGCATTGCACCGTTGGACTGGCTCCTCGACAACACCGGCCCCATCGCGCGCACCGCGTCCGACGCCGCCGTCGCGCTCGCCGTCATGGCCGGCGAGGATTCGCTCGACACGTGGACCCTTGGGGCGCCGCCGCAGGCGCAACGCCCGCCGTACGGGCCGTTCCTCACGGGCGACGCACTCAGGGGGAAGCGCTTCGGCGTGCCCGCCTTCGTCCTCGCCGGCGAGGGAGTGCCGTTCCACGGCATCCCGGCCGGGGTGCCGGAGGGGCAGGCGGACAAGCTCCGGGCCGCTGCCGCTGTCCCGCTCCACGCCGAGACCCGTGCGCGCTTCATGCAGGCGGTCGATGCGCTGCGCGCCGCTGGGGCCGAAGTCGTTGTGGCTGACGACATCCTCCCCGCCACCTTCGCGAAGCTGGCCAGCCGCGTCTCGACCTACGCCTACATGCAGGACGGTACCGACCGCTTCCTCGCGACCTTTGGCCCGGCCCAGTACCACTCGGCAGCCGAGTACCGCTCGGCCGTCGGGGCGCCGCTCTTCACGTCGTCCATCGGCAGCGAAGACCACTTCCGCAACATCGGCGGGGTGCGCCTCGAGCAACGGTCGTTCGACACCGACCCCGACGTCGAGCGCAACTACCACGCGCCACGACGCGCGATGCTCGCCGCGTACCTCGAGACGATGGACCGCCTGCGGCTCGACGGCTTCGTCTACCCGGCCATCCAGATGCCGCCGCCAGACGAGACGATGCCGCAGGATGGGCGCGTGAGTGAAGGACCACACTCGGCGACCAGTTGGGTCAACATGATCGGCGTTCCCGCCATCGTGGTCCCCGCTGGCTACTATGCCAACGGCCTTCCGTTCGGCCTCGAACTCTCCGCGCGCCCTTGGAAGGATGGTGAGTTGCTGGGGATCGCGTACGCTTGGGAGCTTGCCACCCGCCTGCGCAAGTCGCCAACGCTCGTGGAGGGCGGCCTGATCGCGACGACG
Protein-coding regions in this window:
- a CDS encoding TIM barrel protein — translated: MQRRDFLAGALALPALARSLHPLGAPSLKLGYAAITWGGQDDVAVDEIASLGFRGIQLRTAAFERWGTRPEVLTELLASRRLSFVAFSSGALRLAPETFDDDLALHLRHARFVRACGGTFLQVVDERPRDRAPTGADHAAMARRLNALGARVADLGLTLAYHNHMGNLGQAPDEVEGVLARTDARHVRLLLDIAHWQAAGGDPVAAVRQHADRLAFLHLKDVVRSPSTTNGRAYRFVELGKGEVDVRGVLAEVARTGFDGWGIVELDAVTDPALTPKRCAQVSKDYLMSIGYPT
- a CDS encoding cupin domain-containing protein, yielding MGRAVHPEAAALIAHFGMVPLPAEGTLFVSTYRSPTEFADGSPHGTAIIAMYCDDPPSQSLFHRLPVDEVWHFYGGDPLRLVLLHPDGSSEDVIMGANPLAGEHVQVVVPAGSWQAGHLVAGGRYALFGCTMAPGFTGAMYEGGERDVLRRRYPDRADDIERLGCAAQEARMPEGFAP
- a CDS encoding Gfo/Idh/MocA family oxidoreductase, which codes for MTPPLRLGFVGTGYIAGVVAAALRETESVVVAGVASRNMSRAVAFAEANALGAQARPFDDWRALVAWEGIDALYIATPTTARTEIAVAAANAGKHVLAEKPFTSSAAHAAIVEACRANGVAFLDATHFVHHPRHLLLRRTLQERIGTLLALNATFTFPSMDRSNIRHDPSLEPTGAWGDMGWYAMRALVEFTPDDSTLTQALAIARRDAQSGAVVRSDGVLQLSGGCTATWDVAFDIGTCLMDLHLMGTDGRVRLDDFVLDWAGGFAIPLAGHVAEVEHQHGVVNPSGITVERVPAIRRQLVQLLENFAELSREPRGEAVEASMRESQRTQQLLDEVWARHVSA
- a CDS encoding VOC family protein, whose translation is MPNPSRPATPLCHFAINADDTTRARAFYAGVFGWSFNAWGPPGFWMIDCGATDPGAPMASLQGRRTLIDGEKMNGFECTIGVPDVRAVEKAVVALGGTILMPRTTIPTVGHLIWLRDTEGNVAGAMQYDTNARVED
- a CDS encoding helix-turn-helix transcriptional regulator translates to MSKSRQPPAQSPPQLRAVSIGFSSGYHWKLNGTDWGVLTWASRGVISVTVDDAIWAVPPQQALWLPPNVAHSVRMAGRGALRQVFIAAPICRRLPATPRVIQVPPLLRELLRRVCTVGTLDRRVAEQRRLFDVLLDELVEMPLHPVELPMPRDPRARRAADFVRHDPSASHDADQVARDAGASVRTLERLFRAETGLSFGAWRQRARLVHAMTLLADGHSVTQVGSAVGYGGTSAFVAAFRRMVGVTPGRYALPAR
- the rocF gene encoding arginase, which translates into the protein MTHVRIIGVPMDLGASRRGVDMGPSAVRYADLRETLEQLGHTVEDAGNVSVPFREDAAKGAQRGARYLGAITAVCSDVATQVRTALDDGRIPVVLGGDHALAAGSIAGASAHLAASGKRLGVVWVDAHGDLNTPATSRSGNVHGMPLAALLGHGDRALSSIGGAHPALRASDVALVGLRDLDDAEREHIHKWHVKALSMRALDERGVRAVMEEAIAHATQDTAGIWLSFDMDVIDPDEAPGVGTPVVGGITYREAHLAMEMLADSGKLIGLDLVEVNPVLDERNRTAEIARELILSALGKRIL
- a CDS encoding amidase gives rise to the protein MTLRSPLRTIALAALLGVATACRDLPAPRDASAAIDRDLLDVTVAQLHRLYDERRYTVTQVVQWHLARIDRYNGVYGALETVYRKEALAESARLDAEPARTGSARAPLWGVPIVIKANTSLKGHVTTAGWDGFTRAGHELVAPQDATIVAKLKAAGAIIVGSGNMPDLANSDTNRSSSFGRTGNAYDVRFSPGGSSGGVVTAVAANMAVLGNGTDTGNSIRMPAATSALVGVFPTRGLVSIAGIAPLDWLLDNTGPIARTASDAAVALAVMAGEDSLDTWTLGAPPQAQRPPYGPFLTGDALRGKRFGVPAFVLAGEGVPFHGIPAGVPEGQADKLRAAAAVPLHAETRARFMQAVDALRAAGAEVVVADDILPATFAKLASRVSTYAYMQDGTDRFLATFGPAQYHSAAEYRSAVGAPLFTSSIGSEDHFRNIGGVRLEQRSFDTDPDVERNYHAPRRAMLAAYLETMDRLRLDGFVYPAIQMPPPDETMPQDGRVSEGPHSATSWVNMIGVPAIVVPAGYYANGLPFGLELSARPWKDGELLGIAYAWELATRLRKSPTLVEGGLIATTPAREP